In Oscillospiraceae bacterium, the following are encoded in one genomic region:
- a CDS encoding SpoIIE family protein phosphatase produces GELLCGDHIEIVEPDDGNSTIIVLADGLGSGVKANILSTLTSKIISTMLAAGLKLEDAVETVVATLPVCSTRGIAYSTFTVIRIVNNQKAEIIQYDNPKVVMLRDGKNRELPFNEISIADKKIIKTETDLCENDVFLAFSDGVEHAGVGLSYNFGWSRNDIIDYMTTFWHVGFTAKTLSTILIDETNKLYEGQPGDDATVCTVRIRKREPVNLIIGPPANRDDCKRMMSLFFAKEGKHIVCGGTTSLLAADYLHKQLHPSLSFDDPEIPPVAQLDGADLVTEGVVTINRVLEYSKNYLDDNKSFEQWCYKKDGASMIARMLFEDATDINFFVGKAVNPAHQNSDLPITFTIKMQLVKELADCLEKMGKKIKTSYF; encoded by the coding sequence GGTGAATTGCTGTGCGGCGACCACATCGAAATTGTGGAACCCGATGACGGCAACTCCACAATCATCGTGCTTGCGGACGGACTCGGCAGTGGCGTCAAGGCCAATATTCTGTCGACTCTGACTTCCAAAATCATCTCCACAATGCTTGCTGCCGGATTGAAACTGGAGGATGCCGTGGAGACCGTCGTAGCCACCCTGCCCGTCTGCTCGACCCGGGGAATTGCCTATTCGACTTTCACCGTAATTCGCATCGTCAACAATCAAAAAGCCGAGATTATCCAATACGACAACCCCAAGGTGGTTATGCTTCGTGACGGGAAAAACCGTGAGCTGCCGTTCAATGAGATCAGTATTGCGGATAAAAAGATCATTAAAACCGAGACGGACCTCTGCGAAAACGACGTGTTCCTCGCCTTTTCGGACGGTGTAGAACATGCGGGCGTGGGGCTGAGCTACAATTTCGGTTGGAGCCGAAACGACATCATCGACTATATGACCACCTTCTGGCATGTCGGTTTCACGGCCAAAACCCTCTCCACCATCTTGATTGATGAGACCAATAAACTGTACGAGGGACAGCCGGGCGACGACGCGACGGTCTGTACCGTCCGTATCCGAAAACGCGAACCCGTCAACCTAATCATCGGACCGCCCGCCAACCGTGACGACTGCAAAAGGATGATGTCGCTGTTTTTTGCCAAAGAGGGAAAGCATATCGTCTGCGGCGGCACGACTTCACTGCTCGCGGCGGATTATCTGCATAAGCAACTGCATCCGAGCTTGTCGTTCGACGATCCCGAAATCCCGCCCGTTGCGCAGCTCGACGGCGCCGATCTGGTCACCGAAGGTGTTGTCACCATCAACCGCGTGCTTGAATACTCGAAAAACTATCTCGATGACAACAAGTCCTTCGAGCAGTGGTGCTATAAAAAAGACGGCGCTTCGATGATTGCCCGAATGCTGTTTGAAGATGCGACCGACATCAATTTCTTTGTCGGAAAAGCGGTCAATCCCGCCCATCAAAACTCCGATCTGCCGATCACTTTCACGATCAAGATGCAGCTTGTCAAAGAACTGGCCGATTGTTTAGAGAAAATGGGTAAGAAAATCAAGACGAGTTATTTTTAG